A region of Candidatus Melainabacteria bacterium RIFOXYA2_FULL_32_9 DNA encodes the following proteins:
- a CDS encoding methionine biosynthesis protein MetW produces the protein MLDHYKTSKGLHLNYEIISDFIESGSKVLDLGCGAGELLNFLKDKNVNGRGIEIDEENVVSCIEKGLSVFQGDIDEGLKEFEDKSFDYVILNQTLQMTHKPDYVIQEMLRIGEKVVISFPNFAYWRVRFQLFFRGRMPKSSILPFEWYNTPNIHLLTIEDFKEYSRKRNITILDEIYTTRAALKENYIYKLFSNFLAEEVMFVISKSN, from the coding sequence ATGCTGGATCATTATAAAACATCAAAAGGACTTCATTTAAACTATGAAATAATCTCTGATTTTATAGAATCCGGGTCAAAAGTGTTAGATCTTGGCTGTGGCGCTGGAGAACTTCTAAATTTTTTAAAAGACAAGAATGTTAACGGCAGAGGTATAGAGATTGATGAGGAAAATGTTGTTAGCTGCATCGAAAAAGGCCTCTCTGTTTTTCAGGGAGATATCGATGAAGGATTGAAAGAATTTGAAGATAAATCTTTTGACTATGTTATTTTAAATCAAACTCTTCAAATGACTCATAAACCTGATTATGTAATACAAGAAATGCTAAGAATTGGGGAAAAAGTAGTAATCAGCTTTCCAAACTTTGCTTATTGGAGAGTAAGATTTCAATTATTCTTCCGAGGAAGAATGCCAAAATCCAGCATTTTGCCATTTGAATGGTACAACACTCCAAACATTCACTTATTAACAATAGAAGATTTTAAAGAATACAGCAGAAAAAGGAATATAACAATTCTTGATGAGATTTACACGACTAGAGCTGCATTAAAAGAGAATTATATATATAAATTATTTTCCAATTTTCTTGCAGAAGAAGTAATGTTCGTTATATCAAAATCTAATTAA